CCGGTAGGCAAGGTTGGGTACAGAGCACTTCTGATAGAAGAAGCCGTTACTGGCTGAATAATGATATTTACACCTCATCGGTTTTTTCGCCTATTCGGGACGCGTATTACCTTTATCACAGGCAGGGCCTTGACATTCTATTGGCGGAGCCCGATAAAGCTTATGAGAACATTCTGGAGGCTATTAGGATTTTGGCAGAGGCGAATAAAACCCAGCCAAACGGGATTTTCACCATTACCTTTATGGATGCTAAGAGTGATGAAATCGCGCAGGTTTTGAAGGATGCACCCTTAGAGATCCGAACCGAAGCGGTGGAGCTTTTGCTAGAAGTAGATCCAAATAATGCGAGAAAGTATAACGAGCTGCTGAAAAGCTAGGCTCGTTTTTTTAGCTTTGCCCAAACTAACATTTTGCTATGCTCAAGTCTTTAAGCATTTCCAATTATGCCCTGATAGATCAGCTTCATATGCAGCCAAGTCCGGGACTAAGTATGATCACTGGTGAAACAGGCTCCGGGAAATCCATCATGCTAGGAGCTGTAGGGATGCTTCTAGGGAAAAGAGCCGATACTAAGTCTCTGCTCCATGAGGATCAGAAATGCATTATAGAAGGAGTCTTTGAGCTGGGGAATTATGGGTTGGAATTATTTTTTGAAGAGCAGGATCTGGACTATGAAAGTACCTGTATCATACGTAGGGAAATCAGCCCTTCGGGCAAGTCCCGTTCCTTTGTGAATGATACCCCTGTATTGCTGGATGTGCTGAAGTCACTAGGAGCTCACCTGATGGACGTGCATTCTCAACATGATACGCTTCAGCTTGGCGAAGGATCCTATCAGTTAAGTTTGATCGATGCTTATGCGCAGACCTCGGCGGAACTGGCTTCTTATCGCTTGAAATTTAACTCCTTTCAAAAAGCAAAAAAAGAATACGCAGAGTTGAGTAAAAGGGCTTTAGAACTCCAAAAAGAGGCTGATTTCAATCAGTTTCAGCTGGACGAGCTGAGTGTGCTCTCACTAAAGGAGAATGAGCAGGCTGAGCTGGAATCTGAGCAGGAGATTCTGGAAAATGCCGAAGAAATCAAGCAGAAAATCCAGGAAATGCTTCATTTGTTCCAAGATGAGCAATATGGGATTTTGCATGGGATGGCCCAAGTACAGCAGGGAATGCAGTCTTTGTCCCGTCTGGCGCATATGTTCAAAACTGTGGAGGAGCGCTTCGAATCCGTCCATATTGAGCTTCGGGATATTGAGGAAACGCTGGGCAGTGAAGACGATAAGGTAGAGATAGATTTTGAGCGCCTGGATGAAACCCGGGACCGACTGAGTAAAATCTATCAGCTTCAGAAAAAGCACGGAGTTAATTCTGTCGGGGAACTGATGGAGTTAGAAAAGGAATTGGCAGACAAAGTCTTTCAGGTTCAAAATCTTGATGAGACTTTGCAAAATGCAAAGCTGGCACTAGATGAAGCTGAAAAGCAGGTGCAGGAAGCTGGAAAAACACTCCGAAAAAAGAGAGTGAATAGTTTTCAGGCATTTCAGTCCGAATTGGAAATGCTTCTAAAAGGATTGGGAATGGAAAATTCCAAAGTAGTGATGGAGCACAAGGCAGTTGCCCCTGGGCCTGCTGGAATGGATGAACTGGAGTTATTATTCTCCGCTAACAAAGGATCTGCTCCTCAGCCTTTGAAAAAGGTGGCTTCAGGCGGTGAATTTTCCCGATTGCTTTTTGCCATAAAATACATCATGGCAGACAAGGTAGCCATGCCAACATTGATTTTTGATGAAATAGATACGGGGATTTCCGGAGAGGTGGCATTGAAAATGGTAGGCATGATGAAGGAAATAGCCCGGAAGCATCAGGTAATTTGCATTACGCATTTGCCGCAGGTGGCAGGACAGGGGGACCTCCATTATTTTGTTTACAAGGATAATTCTTCTGCCAAAACAGTGAGTAAGATCAAGCTCTTGGATCCAGAAGAAAG
This genomic window from Algoriphagus sp. TR-M9 contains:
- the recN gene encoding DNA repair protein RecN, yielding MLKSLSISNYALIDQLHMQPSPGLSMITGETGSGKSIMLGAVGMLLGKRADTKSLLHEDQKCIIEGVFELGNYGLELFFEEQDLDYESTCIIRREISPSGKSRSFVNDTPVLLDVLKSLGAHLMDVHSQHDTLQLGEGSYQLSLIDAYAQTSAELASYRLKFNSFQKAKKEYAELSKRALELQKEADFNQFQLDELSVLSLKENEQAELESEQEILENAEEIKQKIQEMLHLFQDEQYGILHGMAQVQQGMQSLSRLAHMFKTVEERFESVHIELRDIEETLGSEDDKVEIDFERLDETRDRLSKIYQLQKKHGVNSVGELMELEKELADKVFQVQNLDETLQNAKLALDEAEKQVQEAGKTLRKKRVNSFQAFQSELEMLLKGLGMENSKVVMEHKAVAPGPAGMDELELLFSANKGSAPQPLKKVASGGEFSRLLFAIKYIMADKVAMPTLIFDEIDTGISGEVALKMVGMMKEIARKHQVICITHLPQVAGQGDLHYFVYKDNSSAKTVSKIKLLDPEERVQELAKMIAGASPSASAVESARELLSR